Proteins from a single region of Rhodospirillales bacterium:
- a CDS encoding HlyC/CorC family transporter — MRIDLENLPLTDTAHTSQDETPDDRSERGCSKKHERPGFLPRLKFLITGRKDRGDDDLREAIEEYIVKPQGFNTDSVSTHERVLLSNILKLRDITVVDEMIPRADIVAIDVDIKQDDLLALLADLQFSRLPVYKETLDDVLGTVHVKDIVAGLSKGERINLKEMITEIPIVSPSMPILDLVLKMRHSRRHMALVVDEYGGIDGLITIGDVIESIIGEIEDEHDTQDDPQMLEALDGSSVVADARVWLEEFERRYGHILDEEEREESDTLGGLVFYLAGRVPARGEVLTHSNGMMFEILDADPRRINRLKITRIPQNPDLAQDGE, encoded by the coding sequence ATGCGTATAGATTTGGAAAATTTACCCCTCACTGATACAGCACACACGTCTCAGGATGAAACTCCTGATGACAGGAGTGAGCGTGGCTGTAGCAAAAAACACGAACGCCCCGGTTTTCTTCCCCGTTTAAAATTTTTAATTACAGGCCGGAAAGACAGAGGTGATGATGATCTTCGTGAAGCCATTGAAGAATATATTGTCAAGCCACAGGGCTTTAACACCGATTCTGTTTCGACGCATGAACGCGTTTTGCTTTCCAACATTCTGAAGCTCCGCGACATCACTGTTGTAGATGAAATGATCCCACGCGCCGATATTGTCGCGATTGATGTGGATATAAAGCAAGACGATTTGCTGGCATTGCTTGCAGATTTGCAATTCAGCCGTCTTCCTGTTTACAAGGAAACGCTGGACGATGTTTTAGGGACAGTACATGTCAAAGATATCGTTGCGGGTCTGAGCAAGGGCGAAAGGATCAATCTTAAAGAAATGATTACCGAGATTCCGATCGTTTCCCCTTCAATGCCAATCCTTGATCTGGTTCTGAAAATGCGTCATTCGCGGCGGCATATGGCGCTGGTGGTAGATGAATATGGCGGGATTGACGGGCTTATCACGATTGGTGATGTGATTGAGAGCATCATTGGAGAGATTGAAGATGAGCACGATACGCAAGATGATCCGCAAATGCTCGAAGCATTGGATGGTTCTTCTGTGGTGGCAGATGCCCGCGTGTGGTTAGAAGAATTTGAGCGACGCTATGGACATATACTGGATGAAGAAGAACGTGAGGAAAGTGATACGCTGGGGGGGCTTGTATTTTATCTGGCAGGTCGGGTGCCTGCGCGCGGAGAAGTTCTTACCCATTCTAACGGTATGATGTTTGAAATTCTAGATGCTGATCCGCGCCGGATTAACCGTCTAAAAATCACACGCATACCGCAGAACCCTGACCTTGCGCAGGATGGTGAATAG
- the lnt gene encoding apolipoprotein N-acyltransferase, with protein sequence MSLPATILLLNLFKRPLQSLTLCFCAGALAALSMAPLNGWPVLFISLPILYGALVFAPTGKRAFGLGWLFGFGYFAFSLSWIGNALLVEGNPYKWAWPLAVSGLPALLAFFPAFAALASQKIFDLRSVSGWLGFVSIYCGFEWLRGHIFTGFPWNLFGYTWADYLPVLQVLWLSDVYALTWLTILWASALGAAVFLPATQRAWPIVIALISFAGCYGYGLAVLPDTLDFNKDVRVRIVQPDIDQAEKWQPDKMAAHFRKHLQLSENTNGYDLPTIIVWPETALSYRLLEEPAAMAELKEMLAAHPKNSVLLTGLLRRDLNDDSYGNSLVMVDRSGTVSNTYDKRHLVPFGEYIPFQRWIPLAPIVQFKGFKAGSGAQTFTTPSGHTYSPLICYEIIFPGGSIAHDFTPDFIVNVTNDAWYGLSAGPYQHLTQALFRAVETGVPVVRAANTGFSVLISPYGHVEAQSNLFETNRIDIQLPSKRLSQKYAITLRTPLTLLFLLFFISLGIYGGQKFSKKG encoded by the coding sequence ATGAGTTTGCCTGCCACAATTCTTCTGTTGAATTTATTTAAGCGCCCTTTGCAATCATTGACGCTGTGCTTTTGCGCAGGGGCTTTGGCCGCTCTGTCGATGGCACCGCTCAATGGCTGGCCGGTTTTGTTTATCAGCCTGCCGATTTTGTACGGTGCATTGGTATTTGCGCCAACCGGAAAGCGTGCGTTTGGTTTAGGCTGGCTGTTTGGTTTTGGCTATTTTGCGTTCAGCCTGTCGTGGATCGGCAATGCGCTGCTGGTTGAAGGTAATCCATATAAATGGGCCTGGCCGCTGGCTGTGTCGGGACTGCCTGCCCTGCTTGCATTTTTTCCTGCTTTTGCCGCCCTTGCATCACAAAAGATCTTTGACCTGCGCAGCGTAAGTGGATGGCTCGGGTTTGTTTCGATATATTGCGGGTTTGAATGGCTACGCGGTCATATTTTCACAGGCTTTCCGTGGAATTTATTTGGTTATACGTGGGCTGATTACCTGCCGGTGCTGCAAGTGCTATGGCTCAGCGATGTATACGCACTTACCTGGTTGACAATTTTATGGGCAAGCGCCTTGGGGGCCGCTGTTTTTCTTCCTGCGACTCAGCGCGCATGGCCGATTGTTATTGCTCTGATCAGTTTTGCCGGGTGCTATGGTTACGGCTTGGCTGTTTTGCCTGATACACTTGACTTTAACAAGGATGTACGGGTTCGGATTGTGCAGCCTGATATTGATCAGGCTGAAAAATGGCAACCGGATAAAATGGCGGCGCATTTTCGCAAACATCTGCAGCTTTCTGAAAACACGAATGGTTATGACCTGCCAACGATTATCGTCTGGCCGGAAACAGCACTTAGTTACCGACTGCTTGAGGAACCGGCGGCGATGGCGGAATTAAAAGAGATGTTGGCGGCGCACCCGAAAAATTCTGTTTTACTCACAGGTTTATTGCGCCGTGACCTAAATGACGACAGTTACGGCAATTCTTTGGTGATGGTAGATCGAAGTGGCACGGTTTCAAATACCTATGATAAGCGCCATTTGGTGCCGTTTGGTGAATACATCCCTTTTCAGCGTTGGATTCCGCTGGCGCCGATTGTGCAATTTAAAGGCTTTAAAGCGGGATCAGGGGCGCAGACATTCACGACCCCTTCCGGGCATACATACAGCCCGTTGATTTGCTATGAAATCATTTTTCCGGGAGGGAGTATCGCGCATGATTTCACTCCGGATTTTATCGTCAATGTCACCAATGACGCATGGTACGGGCTTAGTGCCGGACCGTATCAACATCTTACGCAAGCTCTTTTTAGAGCGGTTGAAACCGGGGTGCCCGTCGTTCGTGCGGCCAATACGGGGTTTTCTGTTTTGATTTCTCCCTATGGACATGTCGAGGCTCAGTCGAATCTTTTTGAAACGAATCGAATCGATATACAACTTCCTTCAAAAAGACTTTCACAAAAGTATGCTATTACATTGCGTACACCACTAACCCTATTATTTTTATTGTTTTTTATATCGCTTGGAATCTATGGTGGGCAAAAATTTTCAAAGAAAGGTTGA
- a CDS encoding helix-turn-helix transcriptional regulator, with amino-acid sequence MHKKTKGTPSEVDVHVGQRLRVRRALLGLSQEKLADALGLTFQQIQKYERGTNRVSAGRLYALSKILDVPISYFFEQFGKPQDTQALSGMADNTQQAFGGEDLMNNKETLDLVRTYYSVQDPKARKDILKFIKSMAEKIS; translated from the coding sequence ATGCACAAGAAAACAAAAGGCACCCCAAGCGAGGTCGATGTTCATGTCGGGCAGCGGTTGCGTGTGAGGCGGGCTTTACTGGGATTAAGTCAGGAAAAATTAGCCGATGCATTGGGGCTAACCTTTCAACAGATCCAAAAATACGAGCGTGGCACAAACAGAGTCAGTGCCGGACGTTTGTATGCCCTTAGCAAAATTCTTGATGTGCCTATCAGCTATTTCTTTGAGCAATTTGGTAAACCTCAAGATACACAGGCCCTCAGTGGCATGGCTGACAATACGCAGCAAGCTTTTGGTGGTGAAGATTTGATGAATAATAAAGAGACTCTTGATCTTGTACGCACGTACTATTCTGTGCAGGACCCTAAAGCGCGAAAAGATATTCTTAAATTCATTAAATCCATGGCAGAAAAGATATCTTAG
- a CDS encoding methionine adenosyltransferase, which produces MLENTAPALQEHEHPDSRPELKDYIFTSESVSEGHPDKVCDRISDTVVDLFLTADPYSRVAAETLVTTDTVIIAGETRGPESITKDVIEEAARAAIKDIGYEQEGFHWKTANVQILLHKQSADIAQGVDEGTGVDTNEGAGDQGIMFGYACRETKALMPAPIHFSHEILRALAEARKGGPLEGKIEPDSKSQITLEYRDDKPVRATSVVVSTQHADHLSQDEVKELVRPYVEKTLPEGWMPPEEEFYVNPTGRFVIGGPVGDAGLTGRKIIVDTYGGAAPHGGGAFSGKDPTKVDRSAAYAARYLAKNVVAAGYADGCTIQLAYAIGVSKPLSVYVNTHGTGSAPEQEIINALIKLVDLSPRGIREHLQLNKPIYARSAAYGHFGRTPTADGGFSWEKTDLVDDLRKILG; this is translated from the coding sequence ATGCTAGAAAACACAGCCCCTGCCCTGCAAGAACATGAACATCCAGATTCACGTCCTGAACTGAAGGATTATATTTTTACCAGTGAATCAGTTTCTGAGGGCCACCCGGATAAAGTCTGTGACCGCATTTCCGATACGGTTGTTGACCTATTCCTCACCGCAGACCCTTATTCACGCGTGGCGGCGGAAACGCTGGTTACAACTGATACGGTTATAATTGCTGGAGAAACGCGCGGACCTGAGAGTATTACCAAAGACGTGATAGAAGAAGCGGCGCGCGCGGCCATTAAAGATATTGGTTACGAGCAGGAGGGCTTTCATTGGAAAACCGCAAACGTACAAATCCTGTTGCATAAACAATCTGCTGATATTGCTCAAGGCGTTGATGAAGGCACAGGCGTTGATACCAATGAAGGTGCCGGCGACCAGGGGATTATGTTTGGTTATGCATGCAGGGAAACCAAAGCTTTAATGCCCGCGCCGATTCATTTCTCGCATGAGATTTTGCGGGCACTGGCTGAGGCGCGTAAGGGCGGGCCGCTGGAAGGTAAGATTGAACCGGATTCAAAGTCTCAAATCACTTTGGAGTATCGTGACGACAAACCTGTGCGTGCGACTTCTGTTGTGGTTTCGACGCAGCATGCTGATCATTTGTCGCAAGACGAAGTTAAAGAGCTGGTGCGTCCTTATGTAGAAAAAACATTACCCGAAGGATGGATGCCGCCAGAAGAGGAATTCTATGTGAACCCCACCGGGCGCTTTGTGATTGGCGGGCCGGTTGGCGATGCAGGCCTGACCGGTCGCAAGATTATCGTGGATACTTATGGCGGTGCTGCTCCGCATGGTGGTGGTGCATTTTCCGGAAAGGATCCGACGAAGGTTGACCGCTCTGCGGCGTACGCTGCACGGTATTTGGCCAAAAACGTTGTGGCAGCGGGGTACGCTGATGGCTGTACGATTCAACTGGCTTATGCGATTGGCGTATCTAAACCCTTATCCGTGTATGTAAACACGCATGGAACAGGATCTGCGCCGGAGCAGGAGATTATCAATGCGCTGATCAAGCTGGTTGATCTTAGTCCGCGCGGCATTCGTGAGCATTTACAGCTTAACAAGCCGATTTATGCGCGTAGCGCAGCTTATGGCCATTT